The sequence aatgtaaagaattaaacttttttataattttaattataagtttttttaaaaaaaaaaatgatttaatataggaaaatatttttaaataatatttctttaaaaagttaaataaataatataattttaacattaaaatatataaaagtttaattcaTTCTCCCAACATGTCttttcaacaacaacaacaacattctCCCAACATGTCTGGTGGCTCTTCACAATCGCCTCAGTTGCATTACATGTTCGGGCTTCCCTCGCAGTCTCCTCCTATATTTTTTTCGGAAGCCGCTGGAGGATCTCAGACACAACCTATGGTTGGTAATATTGGAGGCTCATCCCAACAACCATACCCTGTGTACGGTCAATTTGGGTCATTGTTGCAGCAACAACCTGTGTATGGTCAAATGGGAGGATCTCCACAACAGCCAATGTATGGAGGCTTTTTCAGTGCTCAGAGTcagcaacaacagcaacaaccaaTTTTGGTTCGCCCCCACCCTCGACAATATGTGGAGATCTTGCCTACGCCGCAGACTCGACAACCTTATTACCCTGCCCCGCCGGCTCAATCCCGTGAGAATATTGATGGTTCAAGACTTAGCTCAAATGCAGACGAATTTTTAGAATTTACTGATTTGAACAATGATAGttaggttttttttaattatgtgttatgttttaaagtttatttaaagacaatttcctaattttatttaagataatataatttttattgtaatggacaaattaattttaatacttaatttcttaattttgatattttatttctaattaatatatttatttataaaataattattataattaatttaattatattaaataatcagaatattattttttttaatatttaaaattattattaccggcggatggGTCCGCCGGTatttatcattattatatttttttttaaatatttaaaaatattaataccggcggaccccACCGCTATtaatccgccggtattaatattattaccggcggattccCCCTTTCGTCGGTAATAACCATTTTTATCGACCAATTAATGCCGGCAGATAATTACCGGCGgattccgccggtattaattatTACCGGCGGTACTATTACTTATTACCGGCGGATGCTTCCGCCAGTAATAATGATATTTGTTGTAGTGAGTGACTTTGATCCTTTGGTAACAAGAGGGAACCTTCAAATCTTTAACAAGCACTGCTTATAAAATCAAGTTAGAATCCaaacatgtttatcaaactCTGGTTATGAGTGTAGTGTATGAGTGTAGTGTAATTTAGTGTTATACTAATTTACATTATTAAGAATAATATTGCATTAATGTTGTGGTATCTATTCTCTTTCCTTAGACATCTTTAAAATTTGCCTTTTATTTGGTGAAATGATTGATGTTTTAATATTTGGTCAACATTATGAAGATAATGCTCCAAGCAATAGGGAAAGAAAATGACATTAGTTAAAATTGTCTTGCTTAATGAATCTTTCTTCAAAGAATAATAATCTTTCTTCAAAAACCAGTTTCTCGAGATTAATTTGTGTTATTTGTGAGTTCTGTGATTTTAAAAATTGTCATTGGAAAACCTGTTTTTATATGAAGATCACAGTTTCTATATCAGGTGTTGTTTGGGCTTATCCTATACCTAATTTGGAAtcatttaaaaaccagtttctgagATTACAGTTTCTATATTACTTAGAATTGATGCAGGTGTTGTTTGGGATCCTCAGATTTTTGGTTTGTGAGGTGTTTTAATGTTCAGGTTAAGCACGTGAGATTCAGGTTAATCTCCTTCTTCCCTGTGTTGGTTCTTGACCCTACTGAATCTCACGTGCTTAACCCTACTGAAAGATATAAAAGGAGAAATTGGTTTCAACCATCAATGTAATGCACATATTTGATCATATACCTATTTTGGAAACATGTCAAAAACTAGTTTTTACAGATTGATTTGTGTTATTTGTGCGCTCTGTGATTTTTGGTGTGTGGGTGGTTTTAAGGTTAAGGTTGAGGTGTGTTACTATTAGTTTGTATGAAACTGGTTTTCATGTTAATTATCATGactgtttttgttgttttgtgtctaatatttattttgtggTTTGTTTTTTATCAGATGGAGAGTGAATCAGATGATAAAGTCTCATCCATTGTTCAAAAGGTTGAGCCTTCTAAGAAGGCTAAAAGGCGACCGAAAAAAGATTCACGCAAAGCTAAAGTATGTTTTATGTTTTGTATTGAAACCGGTTTTTATTAATTGtatatgttttcttttttggttGTTACTAAActggttttaattttttttttttttatgaaactgATGTTGTGTTGTTTTATTTAAGGTTGATCATGTTGTGGAACCTTTGAAAGCTCCAGGATTAAGAAGATCTCCACGGAAAAATAAAGTATGTATTAAATTTCACTGAATCCGGtttcgaatttattttatgtttcatTGTGGTTTGGTATTTTTATTGTGTTTAAATTTTCCAAGTATTTGTTCCTTGAAAATTGTTTTTTATCCTTTATATGTTTGTTTTTTGGATTTTAATATGTTATataaaactggttttttttttgtttgtttgtgttttttttatttgttctgttctgttttgtttatgtttattttgtttattttttcagGATGATAATCAAGAGGCTAAAGTCGATGTTGCTGATCATGTTTCTCAGAAACACCGTTCTAAAAAAGTTAGTAAGAAGGATACGAATGTCCTTCCAGCTGCGAGTGATGATGATTTTCAAACTGAGAAAGTTGTGGCAAAACCTGTTTCaagcaaaaaaagaaaagctgtTACTGATGACGCTAGTGcgtcaaagaaaagaaaatctaaGGATGTGGGGGACCATTCTAATTTGGTATGTCTtcattttttcttatatttttttggttgttttgtttaatttaatagttttgttttttttcattttcatttaagtgtattatgttttatatttttttaggatAAAGTTTGTGAACCTAGTGTTGCTGATGATCCAAAGCTTGTTAATGTTGTCAAGAAAGTCAAGaagaaaccggtttccaaaTCGCTCGGCAAGAAGAAGAGCGAGGCTCCTTCTGTTGACATTCCtttggtaatttttatttttttaagaaaccggtttttcaATTTGTTATTTTGCATGTTTCAGGTTTtctatttacatttttattttgaatctgttttttttatactatatatatttttattttcaatttttagtttttatcttTGTGGTGGGTAACCCgtttttgattttttcttttttttttctatgcgtatttttaatttcgattgtttatattgttttttctctCACAGGAATTAAAATTGATGTGAAAAAAAGATTTGCTGGGAAACCTCAACTCTACAATCCTTATAATGTCATTGATGATATCAATGAGAACCTGTCAGATGATCAGAAGGAGTTGTTTTGCAAGTCTCCATTTGGGCATTTTCTTGATGTGAGCAACTTTAACTATCAGATACAGCTGATTCATCTCGTTCTTTTGCGACAGATTCACACCGAAAGAGATGATGTCGAGCTTTGGTTCAAACTGGGAGACAAGGCTATTCGTTTCGGAATTGAAGAGTTTTCCATAATAACCGGTTTGGATTGTACTAAATCCTATGATGTTGATCTCTTCAAATCAAAGAAGTTGCTTGCTTACAATGAGTGTATTTTTTGCATGCATGTGCTTACTGAGAAGCTTACGGTGAAGGAAGTTGCTAGTATTTTCTTCAGTGGTGCGTTGAAAGACGACGAAGATTATGTGAAGATAGCCCTTGTATACTTCTTCGCTGGTTATTTGTATGGTTATCCCCAAGGGAAAAAGATTGACAACTTCATCTTTGCTATGGTTAATGGGGATGATTACATTGAAGTTTTTAATCGGTTTGGATGGGGGAAATTATTGTGGGAAAAGACTTTTCATCACTTGAAGATTGCATAAAAAGATGGGAACAATACTTTTGAACAGCTTGCTAAGAAGAAGATGATTGAGAAGGGTTACAAGCTTAAAGGCTTTCCTATTGCATTTCTTATTTGGCTGTACGAGATTATCCCGTCTTTGTCTCCTCGATTTTGCAATAGAATCAGCAACAAGATTCCTCGCGTTCTGAATTGGGAGAATAGCCCTACAACGGAGTTTAGTGAGTTGATTCAGGGTGTGTTCAACAATCCGAaggtaattttgtatttttatcaaattttattttttggttattgtttgttttatttattttttatttttttaaattgttttgtGTTTTTATATTTCCAGATTGTTGTAAAGGATTTTGTTGCTTCGAGTGGTGAAAAATCTCAAAGGCTTTTTTCTAAATTCAAGTTTGATCCTAAATATGTTCCGAAGAGGATTGGTGGCGCTGTGTCTTCTGATGAAGTAAAGGATGAGGTCAAGGTATTGAAAACCAGTTTCTGTTTGCATTTGTTTTGTGTATGTTTATCATTAGTTATGTTCATATTTTTTATGTATACTATTCAGGTATCTCATGGAAAGTTGGACCAGATTTGTGCTGAAATTACTTCTATCAAAGAGTGCCAACAACAAATAAAGGATGGTATTTCTAGCTTGAGGATTGAGTTTTTGAGTGAATTTGCTAAATTAGCAGAAATTATCAATggattgaagaagaaggagaatgaTGGAAGTTCTAAGGACTCTGAATTTTTTTCTTCCCTTATAAGAGAGGTAACTAGTTTCTTTGTTTAGTGTTTTTTGATTATAGGTTTgttgtttatggttttattatagttttttatCATTTTGTTGAAACTAGTTTCTGTAttgaatgtatttttatattattttacacaGTTGTTTGAAACAGGTTTCTGTTTTGGGTTTGGTTGAGATACGTTTTTTCTATTTATTGGCACTGGTTTCTGGGtggggtttaggtctctgttttgtatttttttttttttttgtaagaaaccagtttcttgatttatgttgttcttggttttttttatatattattttttatcatcTGGTTTAATGTAGTTTCTGTATTGGATGTGTTATGTTATGATTTTTGACTATTAGTGAAAACAGGTTTCTGTAGGAACTGGTTTCTGGTCTTTGTTTATGTCTATGTTTCTGTGTTATTTTCTGTAGGAAACCagtttctatatttatgttcaaaatcttgtttcaattaatttatgGTTCAGGCATACTATCAGGATATATCGGATGATGGTGGTGGGTTACAGTTGTCCGTTCATACTATTCAAGCTGAGGTACAAGCTTTTTCACATTTATGTTTTGCATTGTTTGGATGTTATTGTTTgttctaaatattttttcttcaattttgtaGGAGGAAAAGGacactttgaattttgaaaatatgtTTATCGATCCTGATTTTCTTAAGGGTGTGGTTGATAGCACTGTTAAGAGTGCTTTGAAGACAGATGATGTTTCGTTTCATGATGATAGTGATAAGTTGAGTTTAGTTTTGTACGATGAATCGTATTTGTCTCCGGAGGTTCAAAAGAGGCAGCCCAAACCAAGCTCTGTTGTTCTGTCGCCATATGTTGTGGACTTTGGGTCTTCGTCATCTTCAAAGGAAGACTTAATGAGGATTGTGCAAGATGATAAATTTATTGTGCATGGAATCAATCCTTTTAAAAATGAAATTGGTTTTAATACTGGTGTTGAGCAGTGCATTAAGTTTTCCAAGTTTATTGATGAGAACATTGTCATGAATAGGgggttagtattttttttatttatatttatattatttacatttatttttttgtcttttttttatatgcgattgacttttttttttttgtgtttgttattttttgtgttGTCAGTGTGAAGAAGTACTCCGATGCGGACAACATCTTATCTCCACcgatggattttttttttcattgaaaTTTCCGAGAAGATGTGGTTCTACCAGCTTCATGCTTGTGGTAAATTTCTGCGTGACAGTGTaagaaactagtttttttttattattttctatgtCTTTGTTGTTTGAGTCTATGTTTCTGGTATCGGTTCTTTCAAAAACCGGTTTCTGATACATGTGTTTATTGCCTTTCTGTAGCATTTAGATGTGGTATTCTATTACCttaggaagaagattaagcaagACGATACTTTGAACCAGAGGATTACCACCACCGATTGTTTGTTTGATCAAGTCATGTGGAATTCCTACAATCCATTCTTGAAATCGGGTTCTAATCCTTCTAAGATTGACTTTGATAATGTCATTCCTAGATACATTGTTGGTGAGTATTTGTTTTGCAATACTCCTTGGGTGCTTACTgaccatgttcttatatatgtcAATATTTAAAAGCAAAAACATTGGATATTGGTCCATTTTGACATCAAGGAGAGGATGTTGAACGTATATAACTCCATGTCTGGTGCTCTCAACAAGAAACGCGCCTTGGATCATGTGAAAGCTTATTCTACTATGCTGCCATTTTATTTGGAGTATCTTGATGTTTATTCTTCTAGGCCGGATCTTAATTTGGATCAAGGTCCATATTCTGTTGGGAAAAGAGAACCTTTGAATTTCAAGTTCATAGATGGGCTTCCAAGTCAGGTCAATAGGTAATTCTTCCTCTTttcatcatatatttttttaattgaaactAGTTTTATGTTTTGTTCTGTTTATATTTTTGTcaggttttgttttgtttgcacagaaaccggtttttttacttgaattaatttttattttttttgttttattgcaGTGACTGTGGAGTGTTTGTCATCAAATTTGCTGAATTTTTCATTCGTGGAAAAATTGATGACATTCCAGCTAAGATGTCTGATTTGGTAGCGGTATATAGAGATGATCTTGCTGTGAGTTTGTTTATTCATGCTAGGAGGAAACAAATTGGTGGTTATATAACTGATGATGAAGTGTTGAAAAAGGGGAAGAAATCAAAGGATAATGCAAGTGTTAAGGCAAAGGTCAAAGGGAAGGATATTCCAAAGGGAAAGGGCAACGCGAAATGATTTCAAACAATGTTCTATAGTTTTTAGTTTTCAGACAAACTGGTttcatttggtttttttttttattatttattttttttttgtattaggTATTTTAAGACAATGTTCTATAGTTTTTTagtgttggtttttttttttttgaaagacttGTTACTTAGTTAAAgtggttgtattttttttttgtttgtaaagACTGGATGTTTCAATGAATCAGCAACACTTTGTATTATAAGTTTTTAGTTGATGGctaaatttttctttcttttttttttttttgtaactggtttcttttttactattaatttcattttttttatttgaatgtaCTACTAactgatttttgtttttgttttgttttgtttttcttttttgtaggTGATACCAATGgcagtatgtgtttttatttatttggtaagtggcaattgtttttttttagtatacttTTGTCAATAACTGGtttcttgtttttataaaatttataatttttcatgtacctttttaaaataatctaggatattaagaaaaaatatttaaaacaaTGATTATGTAAACAGATAAAATTTCAAAAGTGTAAAAATGTTGTTGTGTGTATCCTTctgaaaaaattatattctgTTCAACTTTATTCAATGTTGAGAAACCAGTTTTTATAAAACTGTCaatgaatatttatttctattgtAGCTGATCAATCATTCATCTTTGACTCGTTGCTTTTGTTATTCTGTTTTGGAGGTTTGTAAAGCTGTGGGTTATTGCACGTTCTTCGGTTGTGGCCAACTTTTCCGCACCTTGTGCATTTCAAGACAACTTTTGGTTCTCCTTTTGATCTTATTCTTTTCTTTCTAGGTCTCCCAGCTGGTTTTCTTGATTTTGGTGGCCACACTATTCTTTCCATGCTCTCAGGTATAGTCCATTCTCTTTCATTTAGTAGATGATGTACAGTTCTTTCATAGGTTGCCTTCATTGTTGCTGTTTTGTAGTAATCGGCAACATAGTCATAAGCTCTTAATCCTCTTTTTGCAAATACAACTATTGCATGTGAGCATGGTATCTCATCTAGTTGGAACCTTCTACAGCTGCATTTTCTTTCCAGTATGTTGATTGTGAAATCACCTTTTTCTTGCACCTTTACTTGGTATTGGATTGTTGTGATTGCgatgaccttttttttttttttttgaaatataagaTATGTGTTAAAAACCGATTTTTCATGATGATCAAGAAACAGGTTTTTTAATAACTGTTGTTTTCTATGATTTAGTTATTGTACCTGGTATTTCATTGCTTTAAGCAGATTGTCTCTCAGTAGTTTTTCAGCATCTGATGCTACTTCAGTAAATATTTCATGTGCTTCATTGCCAATTTTTCACACCCATTTTTGTACAAGGCTTCTGAAGCACTCAATCATTGTTGTTATAGGTAATGATCTTGCAGCTAGGATCGTCGAATTTATTGATTCTGCTATGTTTGAAGTCATCATTGTGTACCTTCTTGTAGGGGAGTGGCTCCTGGTCCAAACCTCATGTCCAATTTTCTCAAGGTATGGTCTTATTCGTTTGTCGATTCTATCTATCTCTGCCATGTATCTCTCAAATGAGGTGAGCTTGTACGTCTTTGCTGCCTTTACAAAGTTTATGGTCAGATCGTCTCCATGCACTCCAAAGTTTGTTTTGATGTTGTTTAGCAGGTCTAAGATGCATGCTCTGTGGAAGTGGTTTGGGTAGACATTGCTCACCGCCTTCTCTATACTCTTATGCCTGTCTGATATCATTGTCAAACATGTTCACAGAAACCAGTTTTTACAAGATCAGTAGGTATGTTTTGGAA is a genomic window of Cannabis sativa cultivar Pink pepper isolate KNU-18-1 chromosome 9, ASM2916894v1, whole genome shotgun sequence containing:
- the LOC115723127 gene encoding uncharacterized protein LOC115723127 produces the protein MLNVYNSMSGALNKKRALDHVKAYSTMLPFYLEYLDVYSSRPDLNLDQGPYSVGKREPLNFKFIDGLPSQVNSDCGVFVIKFAEFFIRGKIDDIPAKMSDLVAVYRDDLAVSLFIHARRKQIGGYITDDEVLKKGKKSKDNASVKAKVKGKDIPKGKGNAK
- the LOC133031105 gene encoding uncharacterized protein LOC133031105, with amino-acid sequence MIEKGYKLKGFPIAFLIWLYEIIPSLSPRFCNRISNKIPRVLNWENSPTTEFSELIQGVFNNPKIVVKDFVASSGEKSQRLFSKFKFDPKYVPKRIGGAVSSDEVKDEVKVLKTSFCLHLFCVCLSLVMFIFFMYTIQVSHGKLDQICAEITSIKECQQQIKDGISSLRIEFLSEFAKLAEIINGLKKKENDGSSKDSEFFSSLIREVTSFFV